The Biomphalaria glabrata chromosome 6, xgBioGlab47.1, whole genome shotgun sequence genomic interval ACTCGCGGTTTTTCTGGATCTAAAACAGGCGTACGATAGAGTCTGGAGACAAGGATTGTTGCTCAAGTTGATGGACCTTGGGGTAAACTCCAATATGTATCGATGGATAAAAAGCTTCCTAACGAACAGGTTAGTTCAAACACGTTATGGCGAGCAGTTGTCTAATAAGAAGGTACTCGAACAGGGGTTGCCCCAGGGCTCGTCACTCTCATGCACACTTTTTCTGGTATTCATCAACGATTTGACCAAACGCCTAGGGTGTCGCTCACTACTTTTTGCGGACGATTTGCTGATCTGGAAAACTGGGAGATCCGCAGCCGCTCTAGCTGCGGAAATCCAACGTGACCTAGTCACGATTTCTTGCTACACACGTTTGTGGAATATGGAGGTTAATTGTGCGAAAACAGTCTGGACCCTTTTCACTCTTGGCAAAGATATCTATAAAGAAAAGATTTCTCTCTCAATCAATGGTACCGAATTAAAGATGGAAGCCAAGCCGAAATACCTGGGAGTCACCCTGGACCCAAAAATGGGTTTGTCCGACCATGTGAGAACAGTGCGAGAGCAAGCGTCAGAGAGCCTTAAGGTAGTCAAGCGGTTAGCCACGACCAAGTGGGGGGCCAAAGCGAACGTGTTACGGGCCCTCTACATTGGAGCGGTAAGGTCGAGGATGGAGTACTCGTCTCTTGCACAGGTCTATGCCTCACAAACGTCTCTAGCGGGGCTGGACTCAGTGCAGAACCAAGCAATTAGACTCATTTGTGGTGCATTTCGTACGACGCCAACTGCGGCATGTGAGGTCATGACAAATCTCCCACCACTGAGATTACGAAGGGAGCGAGCCGTTATAATTGCTTATGAAAAATTCAAACGGCTAGAAGAGGGCTGCCCAGTCAGGAGTCTGGTCGACAATTGGCAGGGCGGAAATCGGCTGAAGCGGAACTCTTTCATGCACTCGGTGCGGGAATTGTCCAAAGAAGTCGATTTACCCCAGAACAGAGCAGCTCTCGCTCTGCATGGGGCTTCTTCTCCGGCGAATGCTCCTGGAGTCCCTGAGGTGAGGAAATCGCTGATTGACCCAGAAGTTAACAAGAAATGCACACAAACTGTCCTACGAAACACTGCCAGGAAAACTGTCTCCCAGTACCCAGCTGACTACATTAAAGTGTACACAGATGGTTCCACGAGAGAGAACCTCGGACAAAAAACCTCTGGGTATGGTGTGGTGGTTCAATTCCCTGGCACGATTGAGAACGATGAAATTCTAGGTGCGTGTTCTGGCAGGAGCAATTACGTAGCTGAAATGGTTGCAATTCAAAATGCAGTAGAGTACATTGAAGAACGACTTAACGAGAAAACAGCACAACCCAGTCCTATTGTACTGTTTACAGACTCTCTGTCGAGCCTACAAGCCATTGAAAGCCCTGCAGATACGCTCCCGGAACCACTGGCAAAAACACTGGCGTGCGTGGGACGCCtccaagaaaaacacaaaattcgGACGACATTCCAATACATACCTGGACACGTGGATGTGGAGGGTAATGTGAAAGCTGACTTATTAGCCAAGCTCGGCACAAAACTGGACCCTGTGGACGAGCCACAGACTTTTGAGCAGGCGCGTACGATAGTGGACGAATGGGCAAGAAATAAATGGAGCAAAAGCTGGGAAAACGGTAATACGGGAAGGGAAGTCTGACAAAACTTAAAAGGGCCCTCAAAATCGGACGAATGGTGGCAGCTAAATAGGGAAGAACAGGTAACAATCGCTAGGTACCGAACGGGACACTGTCCAATCGGTGCCTATTTTGCTAAATTTAAGCCAAACTTCGACTCACGCTGCAGGCATTGTCAGGACGACGTCGAAACAGTTAACCACATCCTTTACGAGTGCGCAAAACTACACCCTAAACAAGGCCATTTGAGTGAAACAGAAGCTGGTTTGCATGAGGAGCTGGCTCTGTACGGagacagagaagctttgagaagGACTGCCGCTTTCCTTGTCCGTGTTATCAGAGAATAGAGTTCTCAACACGGTGCCCTAGTGCGATGAGACTCACACGGATCAGCAGCGACCCCACCCACCCCCGATCTAGGACCACGTGACATTTCTACACCCACGAGAAACAAAATGGATGATATGTAAAAGGCGCTAGCCAATATTTAACCACTATGAGTCTATGAAGCGATGGGCCTCTGTCGTTTTAGCGACTTCGCGTGGTTGGTGTGTGGGTTGAGATGAGCTTGTTAGTGGTAGTAGGACATAAACTGTTGCCGCAATCTTTCAAAGTGGTGAGACAAACATGGAGGCTGGCGATGAAGTGGATAGATCATAGCCACACGTTCACAAGTGTTggctctttattttttaaaaaataatgttgtacATCAGAGGCGTAGAATGAAGGAACTTGCAGCAAAAAGGGAGGGGGTGCGAAGTCCagcaatggtaaaaaaaaaaaaacttatctgtATGaccttaccaaaaaaaaaaaaaaaaaaagaaattacataCTTAGCTAATCAAACATACGTCAGGAATGTAAAAAGTTAATTTGTGAAGTTTTAATAGCAAAATTTTGGGGATATACAGTGTACGTCATATGAAAGTATTGATTGCAGTGAGTAGCTGTGTGTAGTCCGATACATACAATGAAACCAATGCCATCTTCTATTCTCTGTTATGAAAGTACTCTtgctcgaaaaaaaaaagtattctttaaatctttttgacagatttacatttacattcagAATGGACATTTCATGCCCAGTTACGTAACGAGGGAATGAGGGGCAGCCGCCTCTTTAGCCGGGGCGCCAATATGAGTAACAAACCATTTCATTCCATCTATCTTTCTGTCCCTACAGATGGTTTGTTGGTTCGTCCTAAGTATGGTGTACATGAACCAAGcagaacgtaattatcttctctctGAAGTTTGTAGTTTCTAAGACTCTTCTGAGTCAAACGGATTATCTGCAGTTTTGGGATTGGAGGAGGGCCGACAGCCCATGCTGCCCCATGGGCCTGGCACCCTCGGTACGACACTGCTCATGCAGGCTAGCTAATAAAGGTGTGTGGTCAATTAATTCTTAAGTCTTAACGTCACTAAATGTCTATGCTTATTCTGAGCCTCATTAATAAATACTAGATTGTTGTCGATACCATAGACCggtacctagatctagaaatgtagTGGGCGAAACAAAAACATCTAGTAGAGTTCTCCATGCATGTGTCCAGGCTGAATTTTCAAACGAGGAACATTGAGTCACTGACCACCGACCAAAGTACTTCTTGGTCACAGAAGCACGCTCGTGTGACGTCACAATGACCAGCCATTTGAATTGAGCGTAAGAGCTGACAAGAAGTGGATAGGATGACCAGTACAACGTCAGCTGACCGTGTCGACTGGCACGCTTTCGAAGTACTGACCCGCTCGAGATTAGTTTGTGGTCATTCACTGGACCATGGACAGTACGGTCGTGTGGTGGGTGTTAATCACTGGACCATGTACTCTATGAGCTTGTGTGCTGAATACGAGAGACCATACTAAAAACCATATTCACGTAACTAGATAATATGCACAGTAGAGATTTCATTTTTGCTAGAACTAGATAATATGGtaccccgtcaaaatagcgcggacaaaatagcgcgaacaaaatggcgccgacaaaatagcgcagataaaaatatattttagtcattttgaaagaaatactttagatatcatAAAATAGAGCATTGATAGagccaaaaaaatttttttttttttttaaagttataatttttcaatcaTTTTGCAAGAAACACTTTAGgtatcttaaaacataaataagcaaaaatcataataaagtaaaatgaataatttcaaaatatagcattttttacattataaaacTGTACTTTGAAAACACGCAAAGATACTTGtcaaatttacacacacacacacacacacacacacacaagttttcacaaagttaaattgtagaaAATGTCATGTAGAAATTCCATTACTGGTTTGTTTCCGTACATTGGCAATAACGCTTAAACTCATCTGTTAAGTtggaggtactttgtcttgcttgcagctttactttgttctccagcattgtacctcagaatcttgttctcagtgttctccaGTTCTCTGAGGAAGTGAGCGATTAACTTGTACACATTGGAGTGATGACCGTCAATAGACAGCTGAAATGCAAGGTGCCATCCCTCCACTGAATTGTTTGTTCGTGGTAGATTGTCCTGTACACGATCTCTAACATTCCATAATGCTATCGGAAATCTTGGAGTCACTCTGCGGTTTCGTCTCTGGCGACCAATATAGTTGTCCTCCCAATAGTCATACACATTCCTTACGCCCTGTTTTGATTAAAGAAAGATGCCGCAGATTTCTGATTATAGTGTAACACACTTTCGTATTTCATATcctattttgtcgggtcaccacatttcaaGATCCTATTTATAGCAAgttatactttttaatcaaaggtgAAAAAagggaatgatataaaatttgaAGTACTCCcattctctgcaaatatggcataatttcagatgttttaatattgaaaaagatagagatatcaacaaaaatgatgcccatgacattaaattactaataatctggtacttttatacacatcatatacaagtccgcgctattttgtaggcgctattttgtccgcgctattttgacgggtcacctataatgtatttctttctttatttttttaatataataatccTTAAAATCATGCGCTTTTGTTTTAGGGACTTAGCAAAGTATGCAGAACATAACTTGGTCTTAGTAGTTACGTAAAAATACTGCCCCATTTATTAATGTTCCGACACAAAGAGATTCGCTTTAATTGATCTCTAATCAATTCAGGTATTTAGAAGTTGTAGAGGTTTTAAACCAAGTTGAATGGTACAATTGTGTTCAAGACTTGAACCGGGGCTTTCCATTTATTTCTAAATAGACACTATTTATTGAATGTCCTCATGAATCGGCTTGACTAATTTGAGGTAGCCACTCGAGATAGTGTAGAGATAGATctgatttaaacaaaatattatttggaATCtgcttgagttttttttttttttgactcgtAATAACCCTCGTCGCTGGTTGCTAATAACAACGGAAGTTGTGTTTTAACATTTTCATTCTAACTGCACACAAAACATGTAAAGTTCAGGGgtgaaaattgaaacaaaaaattactttttcctttttttattctacATCTAAATTTCGATCTATACAGTAGCTATACAGTAGCTGTACAGTAGCTATACAGTAGCTATACAGTAGCTGTACAGTAGCTATACAGTAGGCCTACGTTTGGAGGATTTATTTGTTttcacaatggacctcattcaccaatcgtaaacaaacaacatttagccacgtgataatattgataaaacaacgggaaaaaaaactgtcacgtgatagtcattgtgttttaagtaatttgtaaagaagagatagagaatcatgttgtatgtttacgattggtgaatgaggtccattatcattgtgaattttttttaatgaattcatGTGAAAGGAATATCTGCGCTTGTTTATTCTATAAATCAAGTTAGTGCATTTAAATTATTCAATCCTCTAATTGTAGCTATTCTTTCATTCTAGTCTAAAATGTCATGAAGACatgtcactaaatttagaatcaGCACAGTGTAAAAACATCCAAGCACTAGCGTGATATTAATCATATTATCCCAACTTGATGTCCGCTCTCCTTTATTCTATTACCGTACCTAGGTTAGTTTGGTCCTTTTAGTGGCCCGCCAAAGGGGataagacgctattagttttgtgtggaatgtctgtccgtccgtccgcccgtcccgtttagatctcgtaaactagacaagattgtgaaaatccgacattgtagtattttagaccatttaaagttctgatgccacggcttcatttttcttttctgaaaacgaaaaatctaatttt includes:
- the LOC129926876 gene encoding uncharacterized protein LOC129926876, whose amino-acid sequence is MEAKPKYLGVTLDPKMGLSDHVRTVREQASESLKVVKRLATTKWGAKANVLRALYIGAVRSRMEYSSLAQVYASQTSLAGLDSVQNQAIRLICGAFRTTPTAACEVMTNLPPLRLRRERAVIIAYEKFKRLEEGCPVRSLVDNWQGGNRLKRNSFMHSVRELSKEVDLPQNRAALALHGASSPANAPGVPEVRKSLIDPEVNKKCTQTVLRNTARKTVSQYPADYIKVYTDGSTRENLGQKTSGYGVVVQFPGTIENDEILGACSGRSNYVAEMVAIQNAVEYIEERLNEKTAQPSPIVLFTDSLSSLQAIESPADTLPEPLAKTLACVGRLQEKHKIRTTFQYIPGHVDVEGNVKADLLAKLGTKLDPVDEPQTFEQARTIVDEWARNKWSKSWENGNTGREV